Proteins from one Mustela erminea isolate mMusErm1 chromosome 20, mMusErm1.Pri, whole genome shotgun sequence genomic window:
- the LOC116580517 gene encoding histidine triad nucleotide-binding protein 1-like: protein MADEIAEVQAARPGGDTIFGKIIRKEIPARIIFEDDQCLAFHDISPQAPTHFLVIPKKHISQISVAEDDDESLLGHLMIVGKKCAADLGLKKGYGMVVNEGSDGHSLSIMFISMFLEVGR from the coding sequence ATGGCAGATGAGATCGCCGAGGTTCAGGCCGCACGGCCTGGTGGCGACACAATCTTCGGGAAGATCATTCGCAAGGAAATCCCAGCCAGAATCATTTTTGAGGATGACCAGTGTCTTGCTTTCCATGACATTTCCCCTCAAGCACCAACTCATTTTCTGGTGATACCCAAGAAACATATATCCCAGATTTCTGTAGCAGAAGATGATGATGAAAGTCTTCTTGGACATTTAATGATTGTTGGCAAGAAATGTGCTGCTGATTTGGGCCTGAAGAAGGGTTATGGAATGGTGGTGAATGAAGGTTCAGATGGGCACAGTCTGTCTATCATGTTCATCTCCATGTTCTTGGAGGTCGGCAGATGA
- the PAPOLB gene encoding poly(A) polymerase beta, with product MMPFPVTTPGSQQTPPPPKRYGISSPISLAAPKETDCVLTQKLIETLKPFGVFEEEEELQRRILILEKLNNLVKEWIREISESKSLPQAVIENVGGKIFTFGSYRLGVHTKGADIDALCVAPRHVDRSDFFTSFYDKLKLHEEVKDLRAVEEAFVPVIKLCFDGIEIDILFARLALQTIPEDLDLRDDSLLKNLDIRCIRSLNGCRVTDEILHLVPNIDNFRLTLRAIKLWAKCHNIYSNILGFLGGVSWAMLVARTCQLYPNAIASTLVRKFFLVFSEWEWPNPVLLKEPEERNLNLPVWDPRVNPSDRYHLMPIITPAYPQQNSTYNVSVSTRMVMIEEFKQGLAITHEILLSKAEWSKLFEARSFFQKYKHYIVLLASAPTEKQHLEWVGLVESKIRILVGSLEKNEFITLAHVNPQSFPAPKENPDKEQFRTMWVIGLVLKRPENSEVLSIDLTYDIQSFTDTVYRQAINSKMFEMDMKIAAMHLRRKELHQLLPNHVLQKRKTHSTEGVTLTALSDSSLGLSTDSEDSMSVPLPAGTMKTGPVAGSSQGRNSPAPAVMAASVTAVQVTEVSLQQGTPSESLGGASSESIPQTASQPALLPLPKATVARVVSSTRLVNHPPRPSGSTATNIANPIVGV from the coding sequence ATGATGCCGTTTCCGGTGACAACCCCCGGATCACAACAGACACCGCCGCCGCCCAAGCGCTATGGCATCTCCTCCCCCATCAGCTTAGCAGCCCCCAAGGAGACTGACTGCGTACTTACCCAGAAGTTAATTGAAACCCTGAAGCCGTTTGGGGTttttgaagaggaagaggaactgCAGCGCAggattttaattttggaaaaattaaataatctggTAAAGGAATGGATACGAGAAATCAGTGAAAGCAAGAGCCTTCCACAAGCTGTAATTGAAAATGTTGGAGGGAAAATCTTTACGTTTGGCTCTTACAGATTAGGAGTACACACGAAAGGCGCTGACATTGATGCGCTGTGCGTTGCGCCGAGACATGTTGATCGAAGTGACTTTTTCACCTCATTCTATGACAAATTGAAACTACACGAAGAAGTAAAAGATTTAAGGGCTGTTGAGGAGGCCTTTGTACCAGTTATTAAACTGTGTTTTGATGGTATAGAGATTGATATTTTGTTTGCGAGGTTGGCACTGCAGACTATTCCAGAAGATTTGGACCTAAGAGATGACAGTCTGCTGAAAAACTTAGATATTAGATGCATAAGAAGCCTTAACGGTTGCCGGGTGACAGATGAAATTTTACATCTAGTTCCAAACATTGACAACTTCAGGTTAACTCTCAGAGCCATCAAACTGTGGGCCAAATGCCACAATATCTATTCCAATATATTAGGATTCCTGGGAGGTGTTTCTTGGGCCATGTTAGTAGCGAGAACTTGCCAGCTCTACCCAAATGCAATAGCATCAACTCTTGTTCGTAAgtttttcttggtattttctgAATGGGAATGGCCAAATCCAGTGCTACTAAAAGAGCCTGAAGAGCGGAATCTTAATTTGCCTGTATGGGACCCAAGAGTAAATCCCAGTGATAGGTACCACCTTATGCCCATAATCACACCAGCGTACCCACAGCAGAACTCCACATACAATGTGTCTGTTTCAACAAGGATGGTCATGATTGAGGAGTTTAAACAAGGGCTTGCTATCACACATGAAATTTTGCTGAGTAAGGCAGAGTGGTCTAAGCTTTTTGAAGCTCGAAGCTTCTTTCAAAAGTACAAGCATTATATTGTACTCCTAGCAAGTGCACCAACAGAAAAACAACATCTAGAATGGGTGGGCTTGGTGGAGTCAAAAATCCGAATCCTGGTTGGAAGCTTGGAGAAGAATGAATTTATTACTCTGGCGCATGTGAATCCTCAGTCGTTTCCGGCACCTAAAGAAAATCCTGACAAGGAACAATTTCGTACAATGTGGGTGATTGGCTTAGTGTTAAAAAGGCCAGAAAACTCCGAGGTTCTCAGTATTGATCTCACCTATGATATCCAGTCTTTCACAGATACAGTTTATAGGCAAGCAATAAATAGCAAGATGTTTGAGATGGATATGAAAATTGCTGCAATGCATTTAAGAAGAAAGGAACTTCATCAACTGCTGCCTAATCATGTGCTTCAGAAACGGAAAACCCATTCAACGGAAGGTGTCACTTTAACAGCTTTGAGTGACAGCAGCCTTGGCTTGTCTACAGACAGTGAAGACAGCATGTCTGTGCCTTTACCTGCTGGCACTATGAAGACCGGCCCAGTGGCTGGCAGCTCTCAGGGCAGAAACAGTCCTGCTCCTGCTGTAATGGCAGCATCTGTGACTGCCGTACAAGTTACTGAAGTTTCCTTGCAACAAGGGACTCCAAGCGAAAGCTTAGGGGGTGCATCAAGCGAAAGCATTCCTCAGACTGCCTCACAGCCAGCCCTCCTTCCACTACCAAAGGCCACAGTTGCCAGAGTTGTTTCTTCAACACGTCTGGTAAACCATCCACCCAGGCCTTCAGGGAGCACTGCAACAAACATAGCTAATCCTATCGTGGGTGTCTAG